Proteins encoded in a region of the Mycolicibacterium neoaurum genome:
- a CDS encoding nucleotidyltransferase domain-containing protein produces MGVEDDGAVAQGEWEPWTPSEVTGRLASVDAPWGVAAGWALDLFLGEVTRTHEDLEIAVPAARFDEIAVALPEYQWKVVGDGRIWPYPRHLDRHFQTWLWDPERDCFRLDVFREPHTDGRWVCRRDPSITLDYAELLLRTPQGVPYLIPEVVLLFKAKHRRDKDEGDFARVLPELSSSRRDRLRGWLTRVHPGHTWIDAL; encoded by the coding sequence GTGGGTGTGGAGGACGACGGGGCGGTGGCGCAGGGTGAGTGGGAACCCTGGACGCCTTCCGAGGTGACCGGGCGGCTCGCATCCGTCGACGCGCCATGGGGCGTGGCGGCAGGCTGGGCGCTGGACCTCTTCCTCGGTGAGGTCACGCGCACGCACGAAGACCTTGAGATCGCCGTCCCGGCAGCACGGTTCGACGAGATCGCAGTGGCCCTGCCCGAATATCAGTGGAAGGTGGTCGGAGACGGGCGGATCTGGCCATACCCCCGACATCTGGACCGGCACTTCCAGACGTGGCTGTGGGACCCGGAGCGAGACTGCTTCCGGCTCGACGTCTTTCGCGAACCGCATACCGATGGTCGATGGGTGTGCCGACGTGATCCGAGCATCACCCTCGACTACGCGGAGCTGCTTCTGCGGACCCCCCAAGGGGTGCCCTATCTCATCCCCGAGGTGGTGCTGCTGTTCAAGGCCAAGCACCGACGCGACAAGGACGAAGGTGACTTCGCGCGCGTGCTTCCGGAATTGAGTTCGTCGAGGCGAGACCGGTTGCGCGGGTGGCTGACTCGCGTACATCCCGGACACACCTGGATCGATGCGCTCTGA
- a CDS encoding TetR/AcrR family transcriptional regulator encodes MPERARQLYAAAVALFLERGYRDVDVDDIVAECGVSRGTFYGSFRNKRDLLDQIMVRSLDDVALAVFADRDWSTVPDRDTFVAEFHALVRRALQHIADHAELLSFVILAAPGVDADALALMIGHYRDISAQMTVILSLAAARGWLRSDVPIDVAWAGQLVVSTLAQAATPALLGSGEPFDVDEITTFVANYLLGGLPAVLPAG; translated from the coding sequence GTGCCTGAACGCGCGCGCCAGCTCTATGCAGCTGCAGTGGCGCTGTTTCTCGAGCGCGGCTATCGCGACGTCGACGTCGACGATATCGTCGCCGAGTGCGGCGTGAGCCGCGGAACGTTCTACGGCTCCTTTCGGAACAAGCGTGATCTCCTGGACCAGATAATGGTTCGTTCCCTGGACGATGTTGCGCTGGCCGTGTTCGCAGACAGGGATTGGTCAACGGTGCCTGATCGGGACACCTTCGTCGCCGAGTTCCATGCGCTGGTGCGACGGGCGTTGCAACATATTGCCGACCACGCTGAACTCCTGTCCTTCGTCATTCTGGCTGCGCCGGGAGTCGACGCCGATGCCCTGGCGCTGATGATCGGCCACTACCGGGATATCAGTGCGCAGATGACCGTCATTCTCAGCTTGGCGGCGGCACGTGGATGGCTCCGATCAGACGTCCCGATCGATGTGGCGTGGGCGGGTCAGCTCGTCGTGTCGACTCTGGCCCAAGCGGCGACGCCGGCGCTGTTGGGTTCTGGCGAGCCGTTTGATGTCGACGAGATCACCACCTTCGTCGCGAACTATCTGCTGGGCGGACTCCCCGCAGTCTTGCCTGCGGGCTAA
- a CDS encoding AarF/ABC1/UbiB kinase family protein encodes MSRTTQLGKVAARQAARHAVDAARRPFQSEEEQARARDEQMLRLADDLVETLGSMRGAAMKLGQIISVLNFGLSSQDSRAEFSRRLEPLFNAAPPVPNATMFKLIDKEITPSGRRLLAHIDDTPVATASLGQVYRGTLSDGRAVAIKIQYPFARDAVRADLKNMAMLVRLRRPFYPVPGLDEVMEEVRQQIEAELDYRLELDNHRSVYEANRDHPVFAIPEPIDELCSARILVTEYVEGQALHMFSPTDQADRDRLGEAIYRFYAGNIYTTGRFCADPHPGNIMVLEDGRLAFLDFGLYVRMSPGDLDCQRSILAAAMKGDAATVHELTRRAGFLADAEAMPPEMTMDYMRAVAGWYLLPGVAQITEKVAYKALSQAMLPRSDFRDGIFSQRMLGPHAFARRTEMSVCALLGTLQSANNWHEIASEWAFGHPPATEMGRAIAEYEAAARRGES; translated from the coding sequence GTGAGCCGAACAACACAGCTGGGCAAGGTCGCCGCCCGACAGGCGGCCCGCCATGCGGTCGATGCCGCGCGTCGACCCTTTCAGTCCGAGGAGGAGCAGGCTCGCGCTCGCGACGAGCAGATGCTGCGCCTTGCCGACGACCTGGTGGAGACCCTGGGCAGTATGCGCGGGGCCGCGATGAAGCTGGGCCAGATCATCTCGGTACTCAACTTCGGACTCAGCTCCCAGGATTCGCGCGCCGAATTCAGCCGTCGCCTGGAACCGCTGTTCAACGCCGCACCTCCGGTTCCCAATGCCACCATGTTCAAGCTCATCGACAAGGAGATCACCCCGTCCGGCCGGCGGTTGCTCGCACACATCGACGACACACCGGTGGCCACCGCATCGCTCGGACAGGTCTACCGAGGCACCCTCAGCGACGGACGCGCCGTGGCGATCAAGATTCAGTACCCCTTCGCGCGGGACGCGGTGCGGGCCGATCTGAAGAACATGGCGATGCTTGTCCGGTTGCGCAGACCGTTCTACCCGGTACCCGGACTCGACGAAGTGATGGAGGAGGTACGCCAACAGATCGAGGCCGAGCTCGATTACCGGTTGGAGTTGGACAATCATCGCTCGGTCTACGAGGCCAACCGTGATCACCCGGTCTTCGCCATACCGGAGCCGATCGACGAGCTGTGTTCGGCTCGGATTCTGGTGACCGAATATGTCGAAGGACAGGCGCTGCACATGTTCTCACCGACCGACCAAGCCGATCGTGATCGTCTCGGCGAGGCGATCTATCGCTTCTATGCCGGCAACATCTACACCACCGGCCGGTTCTGCGCCGATCCGCATCCGGGCAACATCATGGTCCTCGAGGATGGTCGCCTGGCATTTCTCGACTTCGGCCTCTACGTGCGCATGTCCCCCGGTGATCTGGACTGCCAGCGCTCGATCCTGGCCGCCGCGATGAAGGGTGACGCCGCCACCGTGCACGAGCTGACGCGGCGGGCGGGATTCCTCGCCGATGCCGAGGCGATGCCGCCCGAGATGACGATGGATTACATGCGTGCGGTGGCCGGCTGGTACCTGTTGCCCGGCGTAGCACAGATCACCGAGAAGGTGGCATACAAGGCCCTATCGCAGGCGATGCTGCCGCGATCGGATTTCCGGGACGGCATCTTCTCCCAACGGATGCTCGGGCCGCACGCGTTCGCCCGGCGGACCGAAATGAGTGTCTGCGCGCTGCTGGGAACGCTCCAGTCGGCCAACAACTGGCACGAGATCGCCTCAGAGTGGGCATTCGGCCATCCGCCGGCTACCGAGATGGGCCGGGCGATAGCGGAGTACGAGGCCGCGGCGCGTCGAGGCGAGTCTTAG